A window from Aquabacterium sp. NJ1 encodes these proteins:
- the cbbX gene encoding CbbX protein, protein MARQPVQARDAGTTASPASAAQPRSVADVLAQSQVEAVLDELDRDLVGLAPVKARIRDIAALLVIDKLRAAHGLAAQSPSLHMCFTGNPGTGKTTVAMRMAQILHRLGYVRKGHLVAVTRDDLVGQYIGHTAPKTREVLKKAMGGVLFIDEAYYLYKPENERDYGQEAIEILLQVMENQRDDLVVILAGYADRMDTFFQSNPGMSSRIAHHLDFPDYSVPELLHIGSSMLEQQHYRFGPGAREAFEDYLQRRLQQPHFANARSVRNALDRARLRQASRLFADRDKALSADELSTIEVADIRASRLFAVPSTNTTNREEETHA, encoded by the coding sequence ATGGCCAGGCAGCCTGTGCAGGCGAGAGACGCAGGCACCACTGCATCGCCGGCGTCTGCGGCACAGCCCCGCTCGGTGGCCGATGTCCTGGCCCAGAGCCAGGTCGAGGCCGTGCTCGACGAGCTGGACCGTGACCTGGTCGGCCTGGCGCCGGTCAAGGCCCGTATCCGCGACATCGCCGCCTTGCTGGTGATCGACAAGCTGCGCGCCGCACACGGCCTGGCCGCGCAAAGCCCCAGCCTGCACATGTGCTTCACCGGCAATCCCGGTACCGGCAAGACCACGGTGGCCATGCGCATGGCGCAGATCCTGCACCGCCTGGGCTATGTGCGCAAAGGCCATCTGGTGGCCGTCACGCGTGATGACCTGGTGGGGCAGTACATCGGCCACACGGCGCCCAAGACGCGTGAGGTGCTCAAGAAGGCCATGGGCGGCGTGCTCTTCATCGACGAAGCCTACTACCTGTACAAGCCCGAGAACGAGCGCGACTATGGCCAGGAGGCCATCGAGATCCTGCTGCAGGTGATGGAGAACCAGCGCGATGATCTGGTCGTGATCCTGGCCGGTTATGCCGACCGCATGGACACCTTCTTCCAGAGCAACCCAGGCATGTCCTCGCGCATCGCGCACCACCTGGATTTTCCTGATTACTCGGTGCCCGAGCTGCTGCACATTGGCTCGTCCATGCTGGAGCAGCAGCATTACCGCTTCGGCCCCGGCGCGCGCGAAGCCTTTGAGGACTACCTGCAGCGCCGCCTGCAGCAACCCCATTTTGCGAACGCCCGCAGCGTGCGCAATGCGCTGGACCGCGCCCGCCTGCGCCAGGCCAGCCGCCTGTTTGCCGACCGCGACAAAGCATTGAGCGCCGACGAACTCAGCACCATCGAGGTGGCCGACATCCGTGCCAGCCGCCTGTTTGCAGTCCCCTCAACAAACACAACAAACCGCGAGGAGGAAACCCATGCATGA
- a CDS encoding LysR family transcriptional regulator: protein MKNVTFRQLRVFTEVARQLSFSRAAEAMHLTPPAVTMQVKELEGHVGMPLFERQGRQIQLTMAGEYFLVYAKRLLSTLKDAENVMNRFKRVETGVLTIGLISTAGYFTPQLLARFQADHEGIEVRLDVTRDLTKLIDRLHSNEIDLAVMGRPPKEYALRAEPFAGHPMVFVCPPGHPLLGVGHPPVDALVHYPLLARELGSEVRHTMDHYLREHRLAPRIAMEIPSNETVKASVMAGLGIGFLSLHAVAAELRSGQLHQVDFEGTPIVRTWNLVHEASKVLSPAAEAFRYLLLEHGEDLLAEQTRRPGLLDQAPA, encoded by the coding sequence ATGAAGAACGTGACTTTTCGGCAATTAAGGGTGTTCACGGAGGTGGCGAGGCAGTTGAGCTTCAGCCGCGCGGCCGAAGCCATGCACCTCACCCCACCCGCGGTGACCATGCAGGTCAAGGAGCTGGAAGGCCATGTGGGCATGCCCTTGTTTGAACGGCAGGGGCGCCAGATCCAGCTCACGATGGCGGGGGAGTACTTCCTCGTCTATGCCAAGCGATTGCTGTCCACCCTGAAGGACGCCGAGAACGTCATGAACCGTTTCAAACGGGTCGAAACGGGGGTGCTGACCATCGGCCTGATCAGCACGGCGGGCTATTTCACGCCTCAGTTGCTGGCCCGCTTCCAAGCCGACCATGAAGGCATTGAAGTGCGTCTGGATGTAACCAGAGACCTGACCAAATTGATCGACCGGCTGCACAGCAACGAGATCGACCTGGCCGTGATGGGGCGCCCGCCCAAGGAATACGCCTTGCGGGCAGAGCCTTTTGCAGGCCACCCGATGGTGTTCGTCTGCCCGCCGGGGCACCCGCTGCTGGGCGTGGGCCACCCGCCGGTGGACGCGCTGGTGCACTACCCGCTGCTGGCGCGCGAACTGGGCTCGGAGGTGCGCCACACGATGGACCACTACCTGCGCGAACACCGCCTGGCGCCTCGCATCGCGATGGAGATCCCCAGCAATGAAACCGTCAAGGCTTCGGTGATGGCCGGGCTGGGCATCGGCTTTCTGTCGCTGCACGCCGTGGCCGCCGAGCTGCGCAGCGGGCAGCTGCACCAGGTGGACTTCGAGGGCACGCCCATCGTGCGCACCTGGAACCTGGTGCACGAAGCCTCCAAGGTCTTGTCACCCGCAGCAGAGGCCTTTCGTTACCTGCTGCTGGAGCATGGCGAGGACCTGCTCGCCGAGCAGACCAGGCGGCCCGGCCTGCTGGATCAGGCGCCCGCCTGA
- a CDS encoding form I ribulose bisphosphate carboxylase large subunit encodes MNKPVEEGVITDAKKRYSAGVLKYRQMGYWDADYVPKDTDILCLFRITPQDGVDPIEAAAAVAGESSTATWTVVWTDRLTACDIYRAKAYKVEEVPNNPGQYFAWVAYDLVLFEEGSIANMTASLIGNVFSFKPLKACRLEDIRIPVAYVKTFKGPPTGMVVERERLDKYGRPLLGATTKPKLGLSGRNYGRVVYEGLKGGLDFMKDDENINSQPFMHWRDRFLFVMDAVNKAQAVTGEVKGSYLNVTAATMEDMYERAEFAKQLGSVVIMIDLVVGWTAIQSMANWCRKNDMIMHMHRAGHGTYTRQKNHGVSFRVIAKWLRLAGCDHLHTGTAVGKLEGDPMTVQGYYNVCRDAITRQDLPRGLFFEQDWADLKKVMPVASGGIHAGQMHQLLDLFGDDVILQFGGGTIGHPQGIQAGAVANRVALEAMVKARNEGRDLLNEGQDILASAARFCSPLKQALDTWGAITFNYASTDTSDYAVTPSVGM; translated from the coding sequence ATGAACAAGCCGGTCGAAGAAGGCGTCATCACCGACGCGAAGAAGCGCTACAGCGCGGGTGTCCTCAAGTACCGCCAGATGGGTTACTGGGATGCCGACTACGTGCCGAAGGACACCGACATCCTTTGCCTGTTCCGCATCACCCCGCAAGACGGCGTGGACCCGATCGAGGCTGCTGCGGCCGTGGCCGGTGAATCCTCCACCGCCACCTGGACGGTGGTCTGGACCGACCGCCTGACTGCCTGCGACATCTACCGCGCCAAGGCCTACAAGGTCGAGGAAGTGCCCAACAACCCCGGCCAGTACTTCGCCTGGGTGGCCTATGACCTGGTGCTGTTCGAAGAGGGCTCCATCGCCAACATGACGGCTTCGCTGATCGGCAACGTCTTCAGCTTCAAGCCGCTCAAGGCCTGCCGCCTGGAAGACATCCGCATCCCCGTGGCCTATGTGAAGACCTTCAAGGGCCCACCCACCGGCATGGTCGTCGAGCGCGAGCGCCTGGACAAATACGGCCGCCCCTTGCTGGGCGCCACGACCAAGCCCAAGCTGGGCCTGTCTGGCCGCAACTATGGCCGCGTGGTGTACGAAGGCCTCAAGGGCGGCCTGGACTTCATGAAGGACGACGAGAACATCAACTCGCAACCCTTCATGCACTGGCGTGACCGCTTCCTCTTCGTGATGGACGCTGTCAACAAGGCGCAGGCCGTGACCGGCGAGGTCAAGGGCAGCTACCTGAACGTGACCGCCGCCACGATGGAAGACATGTACGAGCGCGCCGAGTTCGCCAAGCAACTGGGCTCGGTCGTCATCATGATCGACCTGGTGGTGGGCTGGACGGCGATCCAGTCCATGGCCAACTGGTGCCGCAAGAACGACATGATCATGCACATGCACCGTGCGGGCCATGGCACCTACACGCGCCAGAAGAACCATGGCGTGAGCTTCCGCGTGATCGCCAAGTGGCTGCGCCTGGCCGGTTGCGATCACCTGCACACCGGCACCGCCGTGGGCAAGCTGGAAGGCGACCCCATGACCGTGCAGGGCTACTACAACGTCTGCCGTGACGCCATCACCAGGCAGGATCTGCCGCGCGGCCTGTTCTTCGAGCAGGACTGGGCCGACCTCAAGAAGGTGATGCCCGTGGCCTCGGGTGGCATCCACGCCGGCCAGATGCACCAGCTGCTGGACCTGTTCGGTGACGACGTCATCCTGCAGTTCGGCGGCGGCACCATCGGCCACCCGCAAGGCATCCAGGCCGGTGCCGTGGCCAACCGCGTGGCGCTTGAAGCCATGGTCAAGGCCCGTAACGAAGGCCGTGACCTGCTCAACGAAGGGCAGGACATCCTGGCCTCGGCCGCACGTTTCTGCTCGCCGCTCAAGCAGGCCCTCGACACCTGGGGCGCCATCACCTTCAACTACGCCTCGACCGACACGAGCGATTACGCCGTGACCCCGTCCGTCGGCATGTAA
- a CDS encoding DUF3365 domain-containing protein produces MKLILKFNLAFLVVFLIGLAVSGYAARDLLQSNAEHEVLDTAGLLIQKAEAVRNYTAQQVAPLLQTQMKYTFLPQSVPSFAAIEVLKGLTQKFPEYTYKAAMLNPTNPRDRASDWEADLITHFKQDAEAKEIVGQRDTPAGRALYIARPIRLSNPACLQCHSTPTAAPATMIEKYGPANGFGWNLNETIGIQVVSVPLSLPLARADKAWWTVMAMLTGVFVVIGLTLNLMLWKLVIQPVTRLSALADRVSMGEMEAPEFSAPSKDEIGVLSDSFSRMRKSLQHAMKLLEG; encoded by the coding sequence ATGAAGCTCATCCTCAAGTTCAACCTGGCCTTCCTGGTGGTCTTCCTGATCGGCCTGGCGGTGTCGGGTTATGCCGCCCGCGACCTGCTGCAAAGCAATGCCGAACACGAAGTGCTCGATACCGCCGGCTTGCTGATCCAGAAGGCCGAGGCCGTGCGCAACTACACCGCCCAGCAGGTGGCCCCCTTGCTGCAGACGCAGATGAAGTACACCTTCCTGCCTCAGTCGGTGCCATCCTTTGCGGCCATCGAGGTGCTCAAGGGCCTGACGCAGAAGTTCCCCGAGTACACCTACAAGGCGGCCATGCTCAACCCGACCAACCCGCGTGATCGGGCGTCTGACTGGGAGGCCGACCTCATCACCCATTTCAAGCAGGACGCCGAGGCCAAGGAAATCGTGGGCCAACGTGACACGCCTGCGGGCCGCGCCTTGTATATCGCGCGTCCCATCCGTCTGAGCAACCCGGCTTGCCTGCAGTGCCACAGCACGCCCACCGCCGCGCCGGCCACCATGATCGAGAAGTACGGCCCCGCCAACGGCTTTGGCTGGAACCTCAACGAGACCATCGGCATCCAGGTGGTGTCCGTGCCCTTGTCGTTGCCGCTTGCCCGCGCCGACAAGGCCTGGTGGACGGTGATGGCCATGCTCACCGGTGTCTTTGTGGTGATCGGCCTGACGCTCAACCTCATGCTGTGGAAGCTGGTGATCCAGCCGGTGACACGCCTGTCTGCGCTGGCTGACCGCGTGAGCATGGGTGAAATGGAGGCGCCTGAATTCAGCGCACCGTCCAAGGATGAAATCGGGGTGCTGTCCGACTCCTTCTCGCGCATGCGCAAGAGCCTGCAGCACGCCATGAAGCTGCTGGAGGGCTGA
- a CDS encoding class 1 fructose-bisphosphatase produces MHEMLTLEQALAQNLSDAAPEVATALIDTIGAIAQACARISDLAGQGMLAGAHGLADSANSQGEAQKKLDVLSDELMSHHLDGCRHVAGWASEEHECHLLSKQHARKGRYLVVYDPLDGSSNIEANISIGTIFSVLPHVYSGMLPTDSSYMQPGHEQLVAGYVLYGPATIMVLSCRRGVLMFTLDKRSGAHGEPMRWLLTQEAVQIPAHTKEFAINASNQRFWEKPVQRYIAECVAGENGPRMKDFNMRWVASMVAEVHRIMTRGGVFMYPRDTREPRKPGRLRLMYEAAPMAMLVEQAGGRAVNGTSELLDLIPDTLHQRVPVILGSREEIDRIVSYHADPHENVSWQLFKTRSLFVQPQA; encoded by the coding sequence ATGCATGAGATGCTCACCCTTGAACAGGCGCTGGCCCAGAACCTGTCGGACGCCGCGCCCGAAGTGGCCACGGCCCTGATCGACACCATCGGTGCGATTGCCCAGGCCTGCGCCCGCATCAGTGACCTGGCCGGGCAGGGCATGCTGGCGGGTGCGCATGGCCTGGCTGACAGCGCCAACTCGCAAGGCGAGGCCCAGAAGAAGCTGGACGTGCTGTCTGACGAGCTGATGTCGCACCACCTGGATGGCTGCCGGCACGTGGCCGGCTGGGCCAGTGAAGAGCACGAATGCCACCTGCTGTCCAAGCAGCATGCGCGCAAGGGCCGTTACCTCGTGGTGTATGACCCGCTGGACGGCTCGTCCAACATCGAAGCCAATATCTCGATCGGCACCATCTTCTCGGTGCTGCCGCACGTCTACAGCGGCATGCTGCCCACCGACTCCAGCTACATGCAGCCCGGCCACGAGCAACTGGTGGCGGGTTATGTGCTCTACGGCCCGGCCACCATCATGGTGTTGAGCTGCCGCCGCGGCGTCCTCATGTTCACCCTCGACAAACGCAGCGGCGCCCATGGCGAACCCATGCGCTGGCTGCTCACGCAAGAAGCCGTGCAGATCCCCGCGCACACCAAGGAGTTTGCGATCAATGCGTCCAACCAGCGCTTCTGGGAAAAGCCCGTGCAGCGCTACATCGCCGAGTGCGTGGCCGGCGAGAACGGCCCGCGCATGAAGGACTTCAACATGCGCTGGGTCGCCTCCATGGTGGCCGAGGTGCACCGCATCATGACGCGCGGCGGCGTCTTCATGTACCCGCGAGACACGCGCGAGCCCCGCAAGCCCGGCCGCCTGCGCCTGATGTACGAAGCCGCGCCCATGGCCATGCTGGTCGAGCAGGCCGGGGGCAGGGCGGTCAACGGTACCAGCGAGCTGCTGGACCTCATCCCCGACACCCTGCACCAGCGCGTGCCCGTGATCCTCGGCTCACGTGAGGAGATCGACCGCATCGTCAGCTACCACGCTGATCCGCACGAGAACGTGTCCTGGCAGCTGTTCAAGACACGCTCGCTGTTCGTGCAACCCCAGGCGTGA
- a CDS encoding ribulose bisphosphate carboxylase small subunit produces the protein MMTNPTGRLTQGQFSFLPDLTDAEITMQIEYGLKKGYAWSIEYTDDPHPRNTYWDMYGHPNFDLEDAAGVMMELKACRQAFPQHYIRMLAFDSTRGVETVVMNFIVNRPAKEPGFYLERTETDGRNMRYSTRSYAAERPEGERYKD, from the coding sequence ATGATGACCAACCCGACGGGCCGTTTGACCCAAGGCCAGTTCAGCTTCCTGCCCGACCTGACGGACGCCGAGATCACGATGCAGATCGAGTACGGCCTGAAGAAGGGCTACGCATGGAGCATCGAATACACCGATGACCCACACCCCCGCAATACCTACTGGGACATGTACGGCCACCCCAACTTCGACCTGGAAGATGCGGCCGGCGTGATGATGGAGCTCAAGGCCTGCCGCCAGGCCTTCCCTCAGCACTACATCCGCATGCTGGCGTTCGATTCGACCCGCGGCGTGGAAACCGTGGTCATGAACTTCATCGTGAACCGGCCTGCCAAGGAGCCCGGTTTCTACCTGGAGCGCACCGAGACGGATGGCCGCAACATGCGCTACAGCACGCGCTCGTACGCTGCCGAACGGCCTGAAGGCGAACGCTACAAGGACTGA
- a CDS encoding serine/threonine-protein kinase, protein MSQHPTQLGKYAIDGVLGSGAMGVVYLATDPMIQRRVALKTIQRSLVDGDVSGSSIAARFRNEAQAAGRLSHPGIVAIYEYGEDGDTAFIAMEYVEGQDLSKLLAANPIMSEPMLLQVMDQLLAALQYAHERGVWHRDIKPANLILTQSGQLKVMDFGIARIRDAGITQVTSTIGTHGYMAPEQYRGQDFDHRVDIFAAGVLLYRLLTGESAFSGAPEAIMYRVLHMTPPAPSTVGRIKRTIELDSVVSKALAKDAAERYQTAAAFREALRLHATKTSQGNPVIASVLSGDETVVDPQAAQWLRKAASAPTATSPGSNWDAGMLTTLERALASFVGPLAKVLVKQAAAKSGDYNTLVGAVAQHLQTDEERAQFMAKLIKTGTMGSMVSPRTGTGSSGVSQAGTSPSMGQASGTGPSGASGAAGTGGSLSQQALTPEFVAHATRVLASHMGPLAKVIVRKAEAQAGNARHFVELLVQQAADGVDRDRLQQELLKGLGR, encoded by the coding sequence GTGTCCCAACATCCAACCCAGCTAGGGAAGTACGCCATCGACGGTGTGCTGGGTTCCGGTGCCATGGGGGTGGTCTATCTGGCCACCGACCCCATGATCCAGCGCCGCGTGGCGCTCAAGACCATCCAGCGCTCGCTGGTGGATGGCGACGTGTCCGGCTCGTCGATCGCCGCGCGTTTCCGCAACGAGGCCCAGGCGGCGGGGCGGCTTTCACACCCGGGCATCGTCGCCATCTACGAATACGGCGAGGACGGGGACACCGCCTTCATCGCCATGGAGTATGTGGAAGGGCAGGACCTGTCCAAGCTGCTGGCGGCCAACCCCATCATGTCAGAGCCCATGCTGCTGCAGGTGATGGACCAGTTGCTGGCCGCGCTGCAGTACGCCCATGAACGTGGGGTGTGGCACCGCGACATCAAGCCGGCCAACCTGATCCTGACGCAGTCCGGGCAGTTGAAGGTCATGGACTTCGGCATCGCCCGCATCCGCGACGCCGGCATCACGCAGGTGACGTCCACCATCGGCACGCATGGCTACATGGCTCCTGAACAATACCGTGGTCAGGATTTCGACCACCGCGTCGACATCTTTGCGGCCGGTGTGCTGCTCTACCGCTTGTTGACGGGAGAGTCCGCGTTCTCGGGGGCGCCCGAGGCCATCATGTACCGCGTGCTGCACATGACGCCGCCCGCACCCAGCACCGTCGGGCGCATCAAGCGCACCATCGAGCTGGACTCGGTGGTGTCCAAGGCGCTGGCCAAGGATGCCGCCGAGCGTTACCAGACGGCGGCCGCCTTCCGCGAGGCACTGCGCCTGCACGCCACCAAGACATCGCAAGGCAACCCCGTGATCGCTTCCGTGCTCAGTGGCGATGAAACCGTGGTGGACCCACAAGCCGCGCAGTGGCTGCGCAAGGCCGCATCTGCGCCAACGGCCACCTCGCCAGGCAGCAACTGGGATGCCGGCATGCTCACCACCCTGGAGCGCGCGCTGGCCAGCTTTGTGGGCCCATTGGCCAAGGTGCTGGTCAAGCAGGCCGCGGCCAAAAGCGGGGACTACAACACCCTGGTGGGCGCCGTGGCCCAGCATCTCCAGACAGATGAAGAGCGCGCACAGTTCATGGCCAAGCTCATCAAGACGGGCACCATGGGCTCGATGGTGTCGCCGCGAACCGGCACGGGTTCATCGGGTGTGTCGCAGGCCGGTACGTCGCCCAGCATGGGCCAGGCGAGTGGCACAGGGCCAAGCGGTGCATCGGGTGCGGCAGGCACTGGCGGCTCCTTGTCGCAGCAGGCCCTCACGCCCGAGTTCGTGGCCCATGCCACGCGCGTGCTGGCCTCGCACATGGGGCCACTGGCCAAGGTCATCGTCAGGAAGGCCGAGGCGCAGGCTGGCAACGCGCGGCATTTCGTGGAACTGCTGGTGCAGCAAGCGGCCGATGGCGTCGACCGTGATCGCCTGCAGCAGGAGTTGCTCAAAGGGCTGGGTCGCTGA